DNA sequence from the Streptomyces sp. NBC_01497 genome:
GCCACGCACCGCATCGAGAGCGTTGCTCGCGGCGAGGAGCGCCTGCTTCGCCCGCTCCACCGCGGGGGCGAGACGCGCCAGCTGGGTCGCGGCACTGTCCAGCAGCGGCTCAAGCCCGTCGGCGAACCGGTTCAGCTCGCCCCGCACCCGGTCCAGCTCGTCCTTGGCCTTCGTCAGCTCGTTGTGCGCGCGGGTCGCCGTCGCGAGGTCGAGGTCATGGCGGTCCAGGTCGTGCGCGTCCACCGCGGTGATGTAGTTGCCGCTCGCCTCGTCGATCCTGCGGCCGATCGCGGCGAAGTCGTCGAGCGCCTTACGGGCCCGCGGAGAACTGTCGACCGCGCTGATCGTCTCGATGGAGATCCGCAGGTCGCGCTGGGCGGTGTCCAGCTCGTAGAACGACTCGGCCGCCGCGTCCTTCGCGGCCTGTGCCGCCGCCCGCTGCTGCTCGCTGCCGCCGCGACCACCGCCGAACCAGCGCCGGCCGCCGGCGTTCCCACCGCTCGCCAGGGCGGCCGGCAAGGCCGCGACCAGCAGCGGAACGGGCAACAGCACCAGCGCACACAGATCCCGCAGGCCGCCGGCGAACGACGCACGCGCGCCAAGAGAGCCGGTGCGGGCCCGGACGCCGCCACCATCGCCGCTGCCCCCCGGGTCATGGACGGCGTCCGCCCCCGCTCCAGAGCCCGCGGAGTCCCCAGAGTGCGGATGCGCGTATGTCACATGCCTCTCCCGTGCCGGTTTCGCCCTGCCGGTTCATTGTCCCACCCGGCAAGGACGAACACACGGGTCGGTCAGTTCGCAGCTCGCACAGAAATCTGACCGTTGGAGGTGTGGGCCATCACCGAGTGCGGACTCGCGTCGTCGCGCGGCACCCCGATGTCGATGCCGCCGTTGCTGCTCCCGGCGTCGACCGCGTACGCCGTGTGCCCCTTCGGCAGGTTGATCCGCACCTGCCCGTTGTGGCTGTCCACGTCGACGTGGTCCGGCACGGTGGAGAAGCCCAGGCGGATCGCGCCGTTGCTGGTGGTCGCCGAGATCCTCTTGCCGGTCAGGCCGAGCGCGGTGAGCGAGCCGTTGTCGGAACTCAGGCTGACCGGGCCGGAGCTGTCCCGGACCTCGGCGTCCCCGTTGGAGGTGCGCAGCGAGACGGAACGCGTGAAGCCGGAGGCGGTGACCTTGCCGTTGCCGCTGCTGACCGTGACGTCGACATCACGCGGCACGGTCACCTTGTGCAGGGCGGAACAGTCCGTCGCCAGGCCCGAGCACTTCACCTTCAGCTTGAGCGTGTCCCCGTCCAGCTCCCAGGTGGCCTTCGGGCCGGTGCCGAGGAACACCCAGCCCTCGACCTGCCGCTGCACATGAACCCCCGTGACGTCGCCCGGCACGACCTGGACGCCCGAATCGTCGGCGTCGATGGTGAGCTTCTTACCGGTGAACGCAAAGGTGTGCTTCTGTACGGGCGCGCTCGACGGATCGGCACCGCAGGCACCGACCGTGGCGGCGATCGCCACGACCCCGCAGACGGCGAGGACGGCACGGGTGCGGCTGCGTGGGCGCGGGTGTGGGTGTGGGTGTGGGTGTGGGTGTGCGGCGACGGTGGTCACAGTGATCGTTCCCCCAGGTTGGACCGTCCCTCGTCGGGCGGTGCCCCCACCGTAGAAGCCAGGACCCCCGGCGCCGATCCTGCCGCCCACCGTCTACGGGGTGGGGCTAACCCCCGGTCCGGCCGGCGCCCCGGGCACCTCCCACCCACTGCGCCTGCCCGTCAGGGCGCCCTCCGTGCCACCGGACCTCCCTGCCCGGCCGCCTCCGTGCCCGCCGACCTCGTGCCTGCCCCCTCCGTGCCGGCGCCCTCGGTACGTGCCCTCGGTCCCCGCCGACCTCGGTACGCGCCGCGTCCGTTTCGCCCCAGCCACGGGCCCGGCCCCGGACCGCTGGCCGGGTCCCCCATCCCGCCCAGGTCACGGCGTTTGCCGCCGGGGCCCATGGGCCATGTACCCTGATGCCTCATCCACGGGTGCGTAGCTCAGGGGTAGAGCGCTGCTCTTACAAAGCAGATGTCGGCGGTTCGAAACCGTCCGCGCCCACCAGCACAAAGGCCCCCGACCGATCATGGTCGGGGGCCTTTGACATCTGGTGGGAGCCTTCGCCATCCGGATCCCGGACCTGATGAAGCGCACTCGGTGCATCTTGATCATTGACTCCGTCACGGACATTGAAGTCGCGCGCAGCACAGAGCTTCGCAGTCGGCCGCGCCAACAAGCCGGGCGAGGCCGCTGCGTTCTTGCACGCGGGAGCAGATGCCATCAACGGCGATGTGCGGGCCGCTGCCAGCGAATCGAGTCGCTCCGCAATGAGCGCGGGAGCTGTTACGGGTTTCCTTACCTCATCAAGCCCCGGCTGTGCTCGGCTCCGCCGGGTGCGCTTCGCTCCTGCCTTCGGCCCGCGCCGCCCGCGCTGCGCCGACCCGCGCCCACAAGGGATAGGGCGAGGCCATGAGTCGAGACCCGAAGGTGCAACGGTGGCTCACCGACAAGGACATGCCTCCGGCGGGGGCGCTCATGTGTCCGGGATGGGAGGGCCCGTCCTGCGGCTGCTGGCATCGTCGCGGTTGTCGTGGGGGCCCATCCCGACCACCTTTGACCCAGGCAGAGCCGAGCAGACGCGGCCCAGGGCGTCAAGGTCGTTCGTACAGTGGTGCGCTCCACCTTGACGCCATGAACCACGCCCGCTCCACTACGTGTGGGCCGAAGGCGGACGGGAGGGGAGCACAGGAAAGTGGGGGCTGGCGATCGGTAGGGTTGTGTAACCCCCGGAGGGATCACCTGTAGATAGCAAGAATATCTAGCATCAGGGCAGGGCCTTCGAGGTACTGGTCTTCTTCACCTTCCTTGGGCTTCGTTCGCTCCAGGGCGCGTCTTTGCTCGCGTGAGATAAGAGACGACCCAGGGAGGGCAAGGAGAGGCTTCCATTGCCCCTCTCCCCAGCGCTTTGAGACCTTTCCGGTGATTCGAGCGGTTCCCTCCATGTCGCCCTTCACGTTGCCTGATTCGAGCTGCCCGGCGATACGCCAATTCGAGGAGTCAAGGTCGCCAACGACTAGCGCCTTTCCTCCAAGGGCTCCTACGAACCCCCTAAACGCATCGCGTTCGTCCTCACTGGGCAGCCCCTGAGCTGCGGTAGCATCGAACATGCTCACGAAGGGGAGCAGTGCATCCAGCTTATCGAGAGCCTCAACAAGCCCCCCGTCCGGAGTCAAGGCCTTAACGATTTCCGGGACGTAGATGTCACACTCGATATCGATGAGCGCACCTACTCCGATATCCTGAAGATCAATATCCGGGTCCACAACATCAACCCAGCCTGCTATTTTCGGTTCGGTTCTGGCAAGTTCCATTAGGCGCTCAAATTGAGCCTGTGGAGTATCGGTAAAACTAGCAGATTCCTCTGTGCCGCGCGTTCGGCCGATAGCCGCCTCAACGACGCTGGCTTTCACGCCACCACTCGCATTTTTCCCTGTCGATGTTTTCCGCTCAAGGGATTCGCGGATTCCGCCCTCAAGGGCACTCACGTAGTCCGCCAACGTCGTTGCGTCGAGGTACAGGAAGCGCTTCAGCATGCGTAAATCTTATGAGTTGAGCCATCGGATGTCAGGTGAGTTGCGAAGTTCGTCCGTACCCGTCTGGTTGGCGTGGCCGGCGACACTGTGCAGTGACCCAAGCTTCCCGTTGCTGCCGACTCGGCGGCACGTCGGCCTTGGTTAGCTCCGCGACCTTGGGCCAGTAGAGCTCGACCTCCCGCCGGAGGGCCACCTGACATCCATTGCTGACATCAACGGCGACGGATTCCGGCGGCCGATCTGGGACGGCCATGTCAGCGCTGTCGTTGATCGTTGGAGGGGAACCAAGCACCTCGATTGAGCTTACAAGGCAGGAGTCATCGTTGGGATGCGTGCCAGATCCGTGCCAGATCGAGCGGTCAACCACGGTCACTTGAAGTCCTCGACGGCGCAGAAGCCCGTAGCGAGGCCCGCAGCACGAAACGCGGCGTGGCCAGCTCAGACGCGCCGACGAGGGGCGCCAGGCTTACAAAGCAGATGTCAGCGGTTCGAAACCGTCCGCGCCCACCAGCACAAAGGCCCCCGACCGATCATGGTCGGGGGCCTTTGACATCTGGTGGGAAGCCTTCGGTACCCGGATCTGACATCAACGCGCACGGTCAGCCGCGATCGGGACGCCTCTCA
Encoded proteins:
- a CDS encoding DUF4097 family beta strand repeat-containing protein: MAIAATVGACGADPSSAPVQKHTFAFTGKKLTIDADDSGVQVVPGDVTGVHVQRQVEGWVFLGTGPKATWELDGDTLKLKVKCSGLATDCSALHKVTVPRDVDVTVSSGNGKVTASGFTRSVSLRTSNGDAEVRDSSGPVSLSSDNGSLTALGLTGKRISATTSNGAIRLGFSTVPDHVDVDSHNGQVRINLPKGHTAYAVDAGSSNGGIDIGVPRDDASPHSVMAHTSNGQISVRAAN
- a CDS encoding DUF6414 family protein, with translation MLKRFLYLDATTLADYVSALEGGIRESLERKTSTGKNASGGVKASVVEAAIGRTRGTEESASFTDTPQAQFERLMELARTEPKIAGWVDVVDPDIDLQDIGVGALIDIECDIYVPEIVKALTPDGGLVEALDKLDALLPFVSMFDATAAQGLPSEDERDAFRGFVGALGGKALVVGDLDSSNWRIAGQLESGNVKGDMEGTARITGKVSKRWGEGQWKPLLALPGSSLISREQRRALERTKPKEGEEDQYLEGPALMLDILAIYR